The Tolypothrix sp. NIES-4075 genomic interval TTCAAATACTCGTGCAGTTCCCGTAATCTTGGGCACTTTTATGCCACTAATTTTGGCTACTGATCCTTCTGTTGCCAGATTTCCTCTGAGTATAGCCAAGTGTCCTTGACTATACATCGGGTTATCCCAAGGACGAATTACGTCTTGGTCGGGAGATGGTTCTGATGGTACATCTGCCAAGACTTCCGCAATTGTTTGTCCGGTGATAGTCAGAGCATCCCCGTGAAGTAAATCATGCACAAGTAGCATTTTCATCACTAGGGGAATACCACCAGCTTTGTGTAAATCTGTCGCTACATAACGTCCGCTGGGTTTTAAATCGCACAATACTGGAACACGAGCGCGGATGATTTCAAAGTCATCTAAATTAAGTTCAACACCAGCAGTGTGTGCGATCGCCAAAAAATGCAATACTGCATTTGTGGAACCACCCACTGCCATAACCACCGAAAGAGCATTTTCGATAGATTTGCGGGTGATAATTTGGCTGGGTAGAATTTGTTTGCGGATTGCTTCCACTAAGAAAAACGCAGATTTCTCTGTACTATCTGCCTTTTCTGCATCTTCTGCCGCCATCGTTGAGGAATATGGTAAACTCATCCCCATCGCTTCAAAAGCGGAAGACATCGTATTTGCAGTGTACATTCCCCCACAGGAACCAGCACCCGGACAAGCTTTGCCCTCAACTTCTAAAAGTTCCTTCTCGTCAATTTTCCCAGCGCTGTATTGTCCCACAGCTTCAAAAGAACTGACAACAGTTAAATCGCGTCCATTGTGATGTCCGGGTTTGATTGTACCCCCATAAACAAAGATAGCCGGGATATTCATGCGAGCGATCGCAATCATCGCTCCCGGCATATTTTTATCACAACCACCAATGGCAAGTACACCATCCATACTTTGCCCAGTGCAAGCAGTTTCAATCGAATCGGCAATTACTTCTCGTGACACCAGGGAATATTTCATTCCCTCAGTTCCCATCGAAATACCATCACTTACAGTAATTGTACCGAATAATTGCGGCATTCCTCCAGCATTTTTAATACTAACTTCCGCTCTGAGTGCCAGTTGATTTATGCCCATATTGCAGGGAGTAATGGTGCTGTAACCATTAGCTACACCGACAATTGGCTTGGTAAAATCTTCATCTTGAAAACCAACAGCACGTAGCATCGCTCGATTAGGCGATCGCTGTACCCCTTGAGTGACAACTTGGCTTCTCAAATTTTCTGACATTTTTTTCCCTTTAGCACCATCGTCTTTGTTTTAGTGCTTCTTTTGTGTGGTTACTTCAAAATATCACAAACTGTAACACAAGATTTGCGTCGCAACGTGTAGCTTGTCTTCACAACTTTGTTGCAGAATTTTAGGCAATAGACCTCTTGCAAAAATGAGATTTTACGACGTTCTGTTCCCTGTTAAGAGTTCCCTGTTAAGAGTTCCCTACTTCTGCAAGAAGTCTAATGTATGAAAATGATTTTGTGTGATATTAGAACCGTTGTAGAGACGCGATATATCGCGTCTCTACATCCGAATTCATACCGCGATTCAGCAACGCTAATTAGCTGACCATGCTGCTTGAAAAAAGTCTCGCTCACACAACATGGCATAGCGGTAAGTTGAATGTAGTAAGGTAGTAGCAGTAGCATAACTTTCTACTAAGCTTTCTAATTGTGCTGCTAGCGGTTGAAAATCTGCGCTGCTATAAGTGCGAATCCAGTCTGCATACTGATGATTGGGAATACCATTACGCGCTAACTCTTCTCCCAAAAACGCATACAAACGCATACAGGGAGACATCGCAGCAGCAGTTAAACCTACATCTTTACCCCAAGCGATCGCTAATAAAAAGTCAGTATAACGCCTAGTAGCTGCTTGTGGTTCATGTGATTGCAAATCGACTTTCCACGCTTTAGCATAGCTTTGATGCAGCTGTAATTCTTGCAAAACTCCAGCCGCTAAATTGTGAAATACGATAAATCCTGCCCAATCTGGTGCTTTCGCAGCTGCGATACTGTAAGCACGAGCAAAAGCTTCTAAGAAAAAAGCATCTTGTCCTACATAGTAAGCGAACTTCTGCGGATCTAGCGTACCATCAGCAATGCCTTGAACAAAAGGATGCTCTAAACAAGCTTGCGCTAAATCTTGATTTGCTTTCCACAATTGGGCAGATATGGTCATTTGTTGGGAATGGGGAATGGGGAATGGGGAATGGGGAATGGGCATTGCCCCATTCCCTAAAAGGGAAAGAACTGAAGTAATACTGACGCCACTCCGCCTAAAAAGTCAACTAAACTAGGTTTGCCGGCAGTTACTTTACTACCTTGAGGTGTTTTCAGTTCGAGAATAAATGCTTGTGCTGTTTGCATTCCGGGATTGTCGTTTTTAGTTTTAAACAAGTTTTCAGCGATTTGAGCATCTTGAAATGCACCTTGTCTATCTAAAATTTGATAACGAGCAACACCACGAGCGAGATAAGCGCCGGCAAAGTCTGGTTTAATAGCGATCGCTTGATTAAAATAATCTATTGCTTGTTGTTGATTACCTTTTTGCGCTTCTGCTACACCCCAAGCATAAAATTCTTCTGGCTTGGCTGCTTGCAATGGTATACCCACTGCTCCTTGTAAGTTAGCATTGTTAAGGCTAACACCATTTAATTCCGCGTTCGCAAGATAGGTATTTCTCAAGTCAGTACCCAGCAAATTTGCCTTATTGAGTTTCGCACCGCTCAAGTTAACCCCAAATAAACTCGCACCGCTCAAGTTTGCACCTGTTAAATCAGCACCGCTCAAGTTTGCACGGCTGAGGTTTGCACCACTGAGATTAGCTTTGCTCAAATTAGCTCCAGATAAGTCTGCTAGCACCAAACCAGCACCGCTTAAATCGCAGCTTTCACATTGTTTGGTTGCTAGCAACTGTCTAATATGTTCAGAATTGGCAGCTTGAGCGACGGTTGTCAAGCTAATTGTGCTTAAAAATACGACTGTGGATAGAGCTGGCTTTTTCATAATCTGTGTCAGAATCTTTCTTAACTAAAAAGTTCGCCTGAGAAGGTTGACACAGTTATAACTCAGCTGAAAGTATCAAGCATAACTAGATCCTTGAGATGTTTGATATCTATAATCTGAGCCTTTCGCTTGCTGTAGTGCTGTAGAGATTCAGTTATCGCGTTCGGTTAAAGTGAAAACTGCATGATTGTGCAAGTTCACCTCCCTAGTTGTGTGAGGTGAAGACCAACCCATCTTGGCAGATAAGCTAAGTGCAAAAGTTAGGACAGCCGCTAATAATAATTTTTCCAGCATAATCGTGCCTCACAATCATTAAGTAATCACTCAACCACTATTTCCGTTTTAGCGTATGATTTATTTTTCTCCCAAGCTAAGTGATAACCGAATGTGGTAAAAGTGATTTGCATCTGTTTTCGGGGTGATGCTAGTCACGTAAATTGAGGTTATGAAGGCGATCCCCGATTACTGACAAGGAACTACAAACAATATAAATAAATTCTGTATTTTTTACTTTAAAGCGGGGATCACTTACATAGAAGTGACACTTTAAGGAAAAATCGCACCTTTGGTATTAGCAGCGTCAAGGTAAGTACCACTCAAATTAGCACCCTTAAGGTTGGCATTCCCAAGATTAGCACCTCCCAAATCAGCATTACTCAAATTAGCATTTGTTAAGTTGGCTTTTTCGAGATTCGCACCCCCTACACTAAAACACAGACATTACGGGACAGCCTTGTTTAATAGATCCAAGGGCACCCCACGACAACCTTCATGATGTTCGCGAAGCGCGTCTTTGAAGGAGAAGGCTGTCTTGTTTTGTCTGATTTTTTGGAACCCCAAGTTTCGCACTACTTAAATCAACACCACTCAAGTTGGTGTTACGCAGATTAGCACCCCCTAAATCTGCATTGCTGAAATTTCTTCCCCGCAAGTTTTTTCCTTGGAAATTTGCCCCTCATTGTAGTGGCACAAGATAAAAAAATTCTTGCGGCGATCGCACTATTAAAAGATGTCCTACCGCTCAAAAACACAGCCCAATGAATCCATATGTACCACAAATTAAAATTCCTCTACAAAATATTGTCCCATCTTCGGGTCGCTCTGCTGCATTAAAATGCGAGTTAACTGTCTTAACTGTCTTAACTGTCTTAACTGTCTTATATCAACTTTGTAAAAAGCTCTTAAGTGTCTTAACTTTCCTTGCATAGTAATTTCAATGGTGAAATAATCAAAAGCGTGAAAAAGGATTAGTCAATAAAGATTAAAAGGCTAATCAAGAAAGTAATTAACTTCGCTATCTACCAAAAAAAATCTATGGAACAAGTCGTGACTTTGAATGAGACACAGAAGATATTGACTCTTGGATGGATAATTAATGGACTTTCGGGTTATGGCGATCGTCTTGACCCTCTGAGGCGTGAAGAGATGGAACTGCTGCTCACTGAACGTATAGACCAGAGGCTGAACGACTCGATAGTTCAAAAATATATTGGAAAGTGGGAGCGGGTCTGGGGACCGTTTGTTTATCTGGCTCCACCTCCGTTCAATAGATTTGCAACTAATGCAATTTATGTTGCACGGCAAGGCAATCAGTACGTTATTGGTATTGCCGGAACGAATTTTAAATCTATTCACAACTGGTTTATTGAAGATTTTTACGTTGGAGCACAAGCGGAGTGGGCTGAGTATGCTGATACCAAGCCGCCGGGACTTCCTCCCAAAATTTCTTTGGGAACTAAGATTGGTCTCGACAATCTCTTGAAGGAACATCCAGGAACGAAGACAAATATCATTGATTTTTTCAAAGAGCAGTTAAAGGAAGCCGACGAAGAAGCCGACGAAAAGGTAGATAAGGTAGAGATCGTAGTAACGGGTCATAGTCTAGGTGGTGCGTTGTCTCCTGTTCTGGCACTTGCTTTGCATGAGAAAAAATCAACATGGGACCCAAATAGTCGAGCTAAATTAAAGGTTTTTCCATTTGCAGGTCCTACACCAGGCAATCTCGCTTTTGCAATATACTATGACCTGCGACTTGGCATCAACACAACACGCGTTTGGAATAATCTTGATATTGTTCCTCATGCCTGGAACCAGGAAATGCTGAAAAAAATTCCTACACTTTACGAGCCTGAGATACCCTCTAACCCTCTTATTGAGTGGTACGTGAACATAGGTAAGTTTTTGTCGCTCTTAGGAACCTATACCAACGTTAAAGCGCTAACCCCTGCATTAGAAGGTGAGTTTCGACCTCCAGTTCCAGCAGAAACTTCACAAACAAGTTCTAAGCAAGTAGAGCTAAATGTTCAGTTGTCAGAGTCTCTAAAATCAGCACTGACAGCAAATGAAGAACTCTCTGTGTCAGATGAGGTTAAAGAAGGGTTTAACAAATTCATGGCACAGGCTCTGGAGCAACATATAGCCGCATATTTCGATTTACTCGACTTTCCAACTGAGCTAAAAGAGTTTCTCCTAACACCATTGTCGGCTTCAGCAGATCCAGAGGCTACTGAGAGCTTGATTACTAAACTGTTAGAATACTCGGCGAACCCTGATGTAGCTCACTAAGCATTAAATAACTGTCAACTTACATGAATTTCCCCACTAGACTAATAGTTTAGTGGGGATTTTTGATATTGTAATGTCATAATTAGGGGTAAAAAACGCGAGTGGTTGCACTGCCTAAATCCATAGACTTCTGTGTTTATGATTGGGTAAGTCCTATACATATTCTACCGTAGTAAGCGATTTATCGCTTAATTTGGGCACTGAAGTGCCCACTACGAGTTTATAAACTACCTTTGCGGTTTCGATGCTGACAAAAGCTGATGATAGAATATTCCTGCTAAAAAGGCTCCGAGAATTGGTGCTGTCCAAAATAGCCACAACTGATTGATCGCCCAACCACCCACAAAAACCGCAGGACCCAAACTCCGAGCCGGATTCACCGATGTATTAGTAACGGGGATGCTAATCAAGTGAATCAGTGTTAATACTAAACCAATGGCAATGGGAGCAAAACCACCAGACGCATTGACTAAGATACCCGACTTCTCTAAGAAGCCGGGTATCTGGTTCGGATTTAACCGATAAAGGATATACCTGATACAGCGATCGCACCCGCAATTGCACTAGCTGCGAGGGATGTTAAAGCTGTACCAAATAACCACCAAGCTGCACTTGCTACGGTTTTCTTGGTTTCTTCGGCTTGCTTTTTCGCTTGCTCTTTGATAGCCTTTAAGCGTTTTTGTGTTTCTTTTTGGATGCGTTCGGCTTGATGCAAAACGTTATCGCGTGAGGCTTCGATTTGGTCGATAATCTTATTAGCTTGGGCTTCGGAAATATCTTGACGCGAACTAATAAGTGCAACTAAAGTACCACGGTCGAATTGACTCAAGCGATCGCGCAAAGC includes:
- a CDS encoding TenA family protein, with the protein product MTISAQLWKANQDLAQACLEHPFVQGIADGTLDPQKFAYYVGQDAFFLEAFARAYSIAAAKAPDWAGFIVFHNLAAGVLQELQLHQSYAKAWKVDLQSHEPQAATRRYTDFLLAIAWGKDVGLTAAAMSPCMRLYAFLGEELARNGIPNHQYADWIRTYSSADFQPLAAQLESLVESYATATTLLHSTYRYAMLCERDFFQAAWSAN
- a CDS encoding pentapeptide repeat-containing protein, with protein sequence MRGRNFSNADLGGANLRNTNLSGVDLSSAKLGVPKNQTKQDSLLLQRRASRTS
- a CDS encoding pentapeptide repeat-containing protein, which encodes MCFSVGGANLEKANLTNANLSNADLGGANLGNANLKGANLSGTYLDAANTKGAIFP
- a CDS encoding pentapeptide repeat-containing protein, whose product is MKKPALSTVVFLSTISLTTVAQAANSEHIRQLLATKQCESCDLSGAGLVLADLSGANLSKANLSGANLSRANLSGADLTGANLSGASLFGVNLSGAKLNKANLLGTDLRNTYLANAELNGVSLNNANLQGAVGIPLQAAKPEEFYAWGVAEAQKGNQQQAIDYFNQAIAIKPDFAGAYLARGVARYQILDRQGAFQDAQIAENLFKTKNDNPGMQTAQAFILELKTPQGSKVTAGKPSLVDFLGGVASVLLQFFPF
- the ilvD gene encoding dihydroxy-acid dehydratase, whose product is MSENLRSQVVTQGVQRSPNRAMLRAVGFQDEDFTKPIVGVANGYSTITPCNMGINQLALRAEVSIKNAGGMPQLFGTITVSDGISMGTEGMKYSLVSREVIADSIETACTGQSMDGVLAIGGCDKNMPGAMIAIARMNIPAIFVYGGTIKPGHHNGRDLTVVSSFEAVGQYSAGKIDEKELLEVEGKACPGAGSCGGMYTANTMSSAFEAMGMSLPYSSTMAAEDAEKADSTEKSAFFLVEAIRKQILPSQIITRKSIENALSVVMAVGGSTNAVLHFLAIAHTAGVELNLDDFEIIRARVPVLCDLKPSGRYVATDLHKAGGIPLVMKMLLVHDLLHGDALTITGQTIAEVLADVPSEPSPDQDVIRPWDNPMYSQGHLAILRGNLATEGSVAKISGIKVPKITGTARVFESEESCLDAILAHKINAGDVLVIRYEGPKGGPGMREMLAPTSAIIGAGLADSVGLITDGRFSGGTYGMVVGHVAPEAAVGGAIALVEEGDTITIDAHARLLQLNVSDEELAARRANWQPRPPRYTKGVLGKYAKLVSSSSLGALTDLDLF
- a CDS encoding lipase family protein, translating into MEQVVTLNETQKILTLGWIINGLSGYGDRLDPLRREEMELLLTERIDQRLNDSIVQKYIGKWERVWGPFVYLAPPPFNRFATNAIYVARQGNQYVIGIAGTNFKSIHNWFIEDFYVGAQAEWAEYADTKPPGLPPKISLGTKIGLDNLLKEHPGTKTNIIDFFKEQLKEADEEADEKVDKVEIVVTGHSLGGALSPVLALALHEKKSTWDPNSRAKLKVFPFAGPTPGNLAFAIYYDLRLGINTTRVWNNLDIVPHAWNQEMLKKIPTLYEPEIPSNPLIEWYVNIGKFLSLLGTYTNVKALTPALEGEFRPPVPAETSQTSSKQVELNVQLSESLKSALTANEELSVSDEVKEGFNKFMAQALEQHIAAYFDLLDFPTELKEFLLTPLSASADPEATESLITKLLEYSANPDVAH